The following are encoded in a window of Carassius auratus strain Wakin chromosome 6, ASM336829v1, whole genome shotgun sequence genomic DNA:
- the LOC113089718 gene encoding ladderlectin-like produces the protein MAMLRSLLLLFVVFSTGNAAGKPDKGRPCQYGWTDFETRCYKFFSQSATWIEAERKCIALNAHLASVKKEEENSFLLGLLPSPTTLCWIGVQDAVEEEEWLWSDGTNYDYNNWCTGEPNNLNVENCGEINWTSDKCWNDSPCTNTKGYICAR, from the exons ATGGCAATGTTGAGAAGTCTGCTGCTTCTGTTCGTCGTGTTCTCCACGGGAAATGCAGCTGGTAAACCAG ATAAAGGTAGACCATGCCAGTATGGATGGACAGATTTTGAAACCCGATGCTACAAGTTCTTCTCTCAGTCGGCTACATGGATTGAAGCAGAG AGAAAATGTATTGCTCTGAATGCACATCTTGCATCtgtgaaaaaagaagaagaaaactctTTTCTGCTGGGTCTGTTGCCTTCTCCTACTACACTATGTTGGATTGGTGTTCAAGATGCTGTGGAA GAAGAAGAGTGGTTGTGGAGTGATGGAACTAATTATGACTACAACAACTGGTGCACTGGTGAACCTAACAATCTGAATGTTGAGAACTGTGGAGAGATCAACTGGACCT CTGACAAATGCTGGAATGATTCGCCCTGTACAAACACAAAGGGCTATATCTGTGCTAGATGA